The following are encoded in a window of Lycium ferocissimum isolate CSIRO_LF1 unplaced genomic scaffold, AGI_CSIRO_Lferr_CH_V1 ctg7167, whole genome shotgun sequence genomic DNA:
- the LOC132045594 gene encoding ribulose bisphosphate carboxylase large chain, which translates to MSPQTETKASVGFKAGVKEYKLTYYTPEYQTKDTDILAAFRVTPQPGVPPEEAGAAVAAESSTGTWTTVWTDGLTSLDRYKGRCYRIERVVGEKDQYIAYVAYPLDLFEEGSVTNMFTSIVGNVFGFKALRALRLEDLRIPTAYVKTFQGPPHGIQVERDKLNKYGRPLLGCTIKPKLGLSAKNYGRAVYECLRGGLDFTKDDENVNSQPFMRWRDRFLFCAEALYKAQAETGEIKGHYLNATAGTCEEMMKRAIFARELGVPIVMHDYLTGGFTANTSLAHYCRDNGLLLHIHRAMHAVIDRQKNHGIHFRVLAKALRMSGGDHIHSGTVVGKLEGERDITLGFVDLLRDDFVEQDRSRGIYFTQDWVSLPGVLPVASGGIHVWHMPALTEIFGDDSVLQFGGGTLGHPWGNAPGAVANRVALEACVKARNEGRDLAQEGNEIIREACKWSPELAAACEVWKEIVFNFAAVDVLDKTVEISSK; encoded by the coding sequence ATGTCACCACAAACAGAGACTAAAGCAAGTGTTGGATTCAAAGCTGGTGTTAAAGAGTACAAATTGACTTATTATACTCCTGAGTACCAAACCAAGGATACTGATATATTGGCAGCATTCCGAGTAACTCCTCAACCTGGAGTTCCACCTGAAGAAGCAGGGGCCGCGGTAGCTGCGGAATCTTCTACTGGTACATGGACAACTGTATGGACCGATGGACTTACCAGCCTTGATCGTTACAAAGGGCGATGCTACCGCATCGAGCGTGTTGTTGGAGAAAAAGATCAATATATTGCTTATGTAGCTTACCCTTTAGACCTTTTTGAAGAAGGTTCTGTTACCAACATGTTTACTTCCATTGTAGGTAATGTATTTGGGTTCAAAGCCCTGCGCGCTCTACGTCTGGAAGATCTGCGAATCCCTACTGCTTATGTTAAAACTTTCCAAGGTCCGCCTCATGGGATCCAAGTTGAAAGAGATAAATTGAACAAGTATGGTCGTCCCCTGTTGGGATGTACTATTAAACCTAAATTGGGGTTATCCGCTAAAAACTACGGTAGAGCTGTTTATGAATGTCTTCGCGGTGGACTTGATTTTACCAAAGATGATGAGAACGTGAACTCACAACCATTTATGCGTTGGAGAGATCGTTTCTTATTTTGTGCCGAAGCACTTTATAAAGCACAGGCTGAAACAGGTGAAATCAAAGGGCATTACTTGAATGCTACTGCAGGTACATGCGAAGAGATGATGAAAAGAGCTATATTTGCTAGAGAATTGGGTGTTCCGATCGTAATGCATGACTACTTAACGGGGGGATTCACCGCAAATACTAGCTTGGCTCATTATTGCCGAGATAATGGTCTACTTCTTCACATCCACCGTGCAATGCATGCGGTTATTGATAGACAGAAGAATCATGGTATCCACTTCCGGGTATTAGCAAAAGCGTTACGTATGTCTGGTGGAGATCATATTCACTCTGGTACCGTAGTAGGTAAACTTGAAGGTGAAAGAGACATAACTCTGGGCTTTGTTGATTTACTGCGTGATGATTTTGTTGAACAAGATCGAAGTCGCGGTATTTATTTCACTCAAGATTGGGTCTCTTTACCAGGTGTTCTACCCGTGGCTTCAGGAGGTATTCACGTTTGGCATATGCCTGCTCTGACCGAGATCTTTGGGGATGATTCCGTACTACAGTTCGGTGGAGGAACTTTAGGACATCCTTGGGGTAATGCGCCAGGTGCCGTAGCTAACCGAGTAGCTCTAGAAGCATGTGTAAAAGCTCGTAATGAAGGACGTGATCTTGCTCAGGAAGGTAATGAGATTATTCGCGAGGCTTGCAAATGGAGCCCGGAACTAGCTGCTGCTTGTGAGGTATGGAAAGAGATCGTATTTAATTTTGCAGCAGTAGACGTTTTGGATAAAACAGTAGAAATTAGCAGCAAATAA
- the LOC132045593 gene encoding ATP synthase subunit beta, chloroplastic: protein MRINPTTSGSGVSTLEKKNLGRVVQIIGPVLDVAFPPGKMPNIYNALVVQGRDSVDQPINVACEVQQLLGNNRVRAVAMSATEGLTRGMEVIDTGAPISVPVGGATLGRIFNVLGEPVDNLGPVDTSTMSPIHRSAPAFIQLDTKLSIFETGIKVVDLLAPYRRGGKIGLFGGAGVGKTVLIMELINNIAKAHGGVSVFGGVGERTREGNDLYMEMKESGVINEENFAESKVALVYGQMNEPPGARMRVGLTALTMAEYFRDVNEQDVLLFIDNIFRFVQAGSEVSALLGRMPSAVGYQPTLSTEMGSLQERITSTKEGSITSIQAVYVPADDLTDPAPATTFAHLDATTVLSRGLAAKGIYPAVDPLDSTSTMLQPRIVGEEHYETAQRVKQTLQRYKELQDIIAILGLDELSEEDRLLVARARKIERFLSQPFFVAEVFTGSPGKYVGLAETIRGFQLILSGELDGLPEQAFYLVGNIDEATAKAMNLEMESNLKK, encoded by the coding sequence atgagAATCAATCCTACTACTTCTGGTTCTGGGGTTTCCacgcttgaaaaaaaaaacctgggGCGTGTCGTCCAAATCATCGGTCCGGTACTAGATGTAGCCTTTCCCCCGGGCAAGATGCCGAATATTTATAACGCTCTGGTAGTTCAAGGTCGAGATAGTGTTGATCAACCAATTAATGTGGCTTGTGAGGTACAGCAATTATTAGGAAATAATCGAGTTAGGGCTGTAGCTATGAGTGCTACAGAGGGTCTAACGAGAGGAATGGAAGTGATTGACACAGGAGCTCCTATAAGTGTTCCGGTCGGGGGAGCGACTCTGGGACGAATTTTTAACGTGCTCGGAGAGCCTGTTGATAATTTAGGGCCTGTAGATACTAGTACAATGTCTCCTATTCATAGATCTGCGCCCGCCTTTATACAGTTGGATAcaaaattatctatttttgaaaCAGGAATTAAAGTAGTAGATCTTTTAGCCCCTTATCGCCGTGGAGGAAAAATCGGACTATTCGGGGGAGCTGGAGTGGGTAAAACAGTACTCATTATGGAATTGATTAACAATATTGCTAAAGCTCACGGGGGCGTATCCGTATTTGGCGGAGTGGGTGAACGTACTcgggaaggaaatgatctttaCATGGAAATGAAAGAATCTGGAGTGAttaatgaagaaaattttgCAGAATCAAAGGTGGCCCTAGTTTACGGTCAGATGAATGAACCGCCGGGAGCTCGTATGAGAGTTGGTTTGACTGCCCTAACTATGGCGGAATATTTCCGAGATGTTAATGAGCAAGACGTACTTCTATTTATTGACAATATCTTCCGTTTCGTCCAAGCAGGATCCGAAGTATCGGCCTTATTGGGTAGAATGCCTTCCGCTGTGGGTTATCAACCGACCCTGAGTACCGAAATGGGTTCTTTACAAGAAAGAATTACTTCTACCAAAGAAGGGTCCATAACCTCTATTCAAGCAGTTTATGTACCCGCAGACGATTTGACTGACCCTGCCCCTGCTACGACATTTGCACATTTAGATGCTACTACCGTACTATCAAGAGGATTGGCTGCCAAAGGTATTTATCCAGCAGTAGATCCTTTAGATTCAACGTCAACCATGCTTCAACCTCGGATCGTTGGTGAGGAACATTACGAAACCGCCCAAAGAGTTAAGCAAACTTTACAACGTTACAAAGAACTTCAGGACATTATAGCTATCCTTGGATTGGACGAATTGTCCGAAGAGGATCGTTTACTCGTAGCAAGAGCGCGAAAAATTGAGCGTTTCTTATCACAACCCTTTTTCGTAGCAGAAGTATTTACCGGTTCTCCAGGGAAATATGTTGGTCTAGCAGAAACAATTCGAGGATTTCAATTGATCCTTTCCGGAGAATTAGATGGTCTTCCTGAACAGGCCTTTTATTTGGTAGGTAATATCGATGAAGCTACCGCGAAGGCTATGAACTTAGAAATGGAGAGCAATTTGAAGAAATGA